From Methanothrix sp., the proteins below share one genomic window:
- a CDS encoding PDGLE domain-containing protein, with protein MDRTTKKMIAALAVLTVLVPLGLLATGETFGEWGAEEVKEKLGYVPRGIESLGSLWSAPIPDYSFPGAETFAESALAYIASAIIGVAICAGLLYIIGKKLTAGRSD; from the coding sequence ATGGACAGAACCACTAAAAAGATGATAGCAGCGCTTGCAGTTCTCACAGTGCTGGTGCCGCTGGGGCTGCTCGCGACCGGTGAGACCTTCGGCGAGTGGGGTGCGGAGGAGGTCAAGGAGAAGCTCGGATATGTCCCGCGTGGCATCGAGTCGCTGGGTTCTCTCTGGTCTGCGCCGATACCTGACTACTCCTTCCCGGGCGCTGAGACGTTCGCAGAGTCTGCACTGGCGTACATAGCATCCGCGATAATAGGCGTTGCGATCTGCGCAGGGCTTCTCTACATAATCGGCAAAAAGCTCACTGCCGGCAGATCCGATTGA
- the ilvC gene encoding ketol-acid reductoisomerase: MATIYRDKDADLRVLKDKTIAIIGYGNQGHAQGANLKDSGLDVIAADLKDSPAWKRAEKDGIRVMTVPEASKEADFIQILLPDELQPKIYREQIAPYLEEGNILGFSHGFNIHFNQIIPPEYVDVVMVAPKGPGDLVRRQFLEGKGVPCLVAVKQDYSKSAKRIALAYAKGIGGTRAGVLETTFAEETETDLFGEQVDLCGGVTAMIKAAFETMVQAGYQPEIAYFEACHELKLITDLIHEGGLMKMWNSVSNTAEYGGLTRGERIINEQSREAMWEILEEIRSGEFAREWILESQAGLPVKKALEQQESEHLIEKVGAELRAMMPWLGEKK, translated from the coding sequence GCAACAATATATCGTGATAAGGATGCGGATCTTAGGGTGTTGAAGGACAAGACGATAGCCATAATAGGCTACGGCAATCAGGGGCATGCGCAGGGTGCGAACCTCAAGGACTCCGGGCTAGATGTCATAGCCGCAGATCTGAAGGACTCTCCTGCGTGGAAGAGAGCTGAGAAGGATGGCATCAGGGTCATGACCGTGCCAGAGGCCTCAAAGGAGGCGGATTTCATACAGATACTGCTCCCCGATGAGCTGCAGCCGAAGATCTACAGGGAGCAGATAGCTCCATACCTCGAGGAGGGAAACATACTGGGATTCTCGCACGGGTTCAACATACACTTCAACCAGATCATACCCCCTGAGTATGTGGATGTCGTGATGGTCGCGCCCAAGGGCCCGGGCGATCTTGTGCGCCGCCAGTTCCTGGAGGGCAAGGGTGTTCCGTGTCTCGTCGCTGTGAAGCAGGATTATTCCAAGAGCGCGAAGAGAATCGCGCTGGCATATGCAAAGGGCATCGGCGGGACACGCGCCGGGGTCCTTGAGACCACATTCGCAGAGGAGACCGAGACGGATCTCTTCGGGGAGCAGGTCGATCTCTGTGGAGGAGTTACAGCGATGATAAAGGCTGCATTCGAGACCATGGTGCAGGCCGGGTACCAGCCTGAGATCGCGTACTTCGAGGCATGCCATGAGCTCAAGCTGATAACAGATCTCATTCATGAGGGCGGCCTGATGAAGATGTGGAACTCTGTATCGAACACAGCAGAGTACGGTGGTCTCACCAGGGGCGAGAGGATAATAAACGAGCAGTCCAGGGAGGCGATGTGGGAGATACTCGAGGAGATTAGGTCTGGAGAGTTCGCCAGGGAGTGGATACTTGAGTCTCAGGCAGGACTGCCGGTGAAGAAGGCCCTGGAGCAGCAGGAATCGGAGCATCTGATCGAGAAGGTCGGAGCAGAGCTCAGAGCGATGATGCCCTGGCTGGGCGAGAAGAAGTGA